The genomic segment TGGCTTTGAACATCCAAAATAAATCCATTTCCATGGACATCAAATTTTTGTCTGTTTCGTTGAGCAGAACGTCGTAAGGCAATTGCCCGTTGCGGACTTCAAACTCAAACGCATGGTTGTGATATGCCAATTGCAGACCTGCTTTATTGCATGCTTCACCAATGACGTTACAGCGCGCTGCTAGTTTCTTGTAAACGTCAATGCCAGTGCCTCTTTGTTCTTCGGTTAAATAAGGAATAACAACATATTGATGGCCGACTTCCAAAGCGTGATCGATGACGCTATTGACGCCTTTATCAAATTCGGCAAGGCCGATATGCGCAGAGGGAGCGCTTAATCCTTCGTTATGCAATATGGTTTTTACTTCACTGGCTTTGTGTCCGAAGTAACCGGCAAATTCGAGTTCTTTGTAACCCACAGCTGCCACTAACTTTAATGTTGCCGGTAGGCTGACTGTCATCATATCTCGCAAGGTATACAGCTGAAGGCCAACGGCTGATGGTGACGTGAGCTGATTAGCGGCAAAAGCAATGGACCCAGGCATGGCGGCAAGCCCCATGGCAGCTGTGCTGAGCTTTATGAAACGACGACGGCTCTCTTGCTGAGCTAAATCGAAATTTGACGTACCGGAACAAGATACGCTGCGAGCGGTGTTTTTCATGTTTATTCTCCGAGTGAATGCGTGTGAATGAAGTATTAGCTAGCCTTGTCAGCATCAGGTGCTGGTCCAGTACTAGCACGCACAATTAATTCAAATGGCATGATGACTTTGGGTGCTTTGGTGATCTTGCCTTCGAGTAAATCAATCAATAGTGACACCGCACTTTGGCCAAACTCTTCCGCTGGCTGGGCGATGGTAGTTAGTGGTGGATCGCAAAAGGCGGAAAATGAAATGTCATCAAACCCCGCTATCGAGATATCTCGCGGAATGTTAAGGCCAGCTTGCTTGAAGCACTGCATGGCCCCAATAGCGGTCTCATCGTTCTCGCAAAATACCGCCGTCGGGCGATGCTCACTGGCAATAATGTTAGTCGCTGCGTCGTGACCTGATTGCAACGTAAAATCACCGGGATAGAGCAGGGATTCGTCGAATTTTAAGCCTGCCTCAGTTAGTGCATCACGATACCCTGCTAAACGGTCACGTGTTAACGGACTAGACTGTGGGCCTTTGATAAGCGCTATTCTGCGATGACCTTGTGCGATTAAATGCATCGTCATTGCTTTAGCCGCCGCGCGATTATCCAGCGTCACTATCGGGCAGTTTACGTCATGCATCACTTCACACACATTTACCATAGGTAACAATTCATTTGGCTTATTGATGGATGCATCAAACGGATTATGTGCGCGTAATTGAATCAGGCCATCTGCTTGTGAGGTTTGTACCATCTTGGCGTAATTTGCTTCGATACTGGCATCACCTAATGTATTGGCGAGTAAGATTGAATAACCACGTTCGGCAGCCGCTATTTGCATTCCACTTATCACCCGTGCAAAAAACACGTTGGCTACGGTAGGCACCAAGGCGACTAAATTGTGCGTTTTGCCGGAGCGAAACTTCACCGCCATTAGATTCGGTTTATAGCCCGCTTCGTTTACGGCAAGCATGACCTTATTACGTGTTTTAGGGGAAACACGTTCAGGTTGTTGCAGCGCCCTAGACACTGTTGCAACTGAAACACCTGCCATGTTGGCAACTTGACGAATATTACTCATATGGGCCTTTTAACGAACTCTTGGCGGAAAATATTTAAAATGTAACCGTTAGCATTTGATGTAAAAATAATACCGAACTAAATCGAAAAAGCTAGATAATTTATCTTCTTTGCAGCTTTATTACGCCATTATGACAACGTTAAATTAACAATTGACGATAATAAGTCATACTTATTGCCCTTTTTCAGTTGACATGACCAAATGAAACCCGTTACATTTTAACGAGATTGTACATTTGTATAACAACTGGCTGTGGGCCTTAACAGCATGGGAGTGATTTGGTGGCAAAAATGAACAAAGTACGTATGGGCATGGTAGGCGGCGGCGAAGGGGCTTTTATCGGCGCAGTACATCGTCACGCTTTGGCTCTTGATGGCCAAATTGAATTGGTTTGCGGTGCATTTAGCCGTGATGAAGGCAACAACCAACGGACCGCAGACGCCTTAGGTTTAGAGCAAAATCGAGCATACCCCAGTTGGGAAGCGTTATTAAAAGCGGAGCAGACTTTACCTGAAAGTGAGCGCATGCAGGTACTCATTATCGTGACCCCTAATCATCTTCACGTGCCAATTTCTATTGCAGCGGTTGAAGCGGGATTTCACGTGTTTTGTGAAAAACCGGCGGCGATTTCACTTGAAGAAGCAAGCCGCTTAAAAACCACATTAGAAAATAGCTCTGCGTTATATGGTTTGGCGCACACTTATTTAGGATACCCCATGGTGTGGCAAGCGCAGCATATGGTGTCAAGCGGCGCACTTGGCGGTATTCGCAAGGTTTACGTTGAGTATCCTCAGGGTTGGTTATCAGCCAATGAAGAAAACCACAATAAACAAGCTTCTTGGCGCACTGATCCGGCGCAATCAGGCGGAAGCGGCTGTATGGGCGATATTGGCACCCATGCTTTTGGCCTTGTTGAGTTCGTGCTTGGGCAACAAGTGACGTCATTGTGTGCTGATTTACAAACCCATGTTGAAGGGCGCAGATTAGACGATGACGGCGCAGCCCTGATCCGCACGGACGGTGGAGCAAGCGGTGTACTGATCGCAAGTCAGGTGTGTGCCGGTGAAGAAAATGCATTAAAAATTAGAGTGTACGGTGATAAAGGTGGCATCGAGTGGCAACAAATGGAGCCCAACTCGATAGTTTATCGTCCTATAGGCGAACCTTACCGAGTACTACGTGCTGGGATGGGGCAACCGGGTTTATGCCAAGAAGCATCAGATCGGTGCCGGACACCAGCAGGTCACCCAGAAGGATATTTAGAAGCTATGGCTAACTTGTACCGTTACTTTGCTAAAGCCGTTAAAGCAGCTGACGCTGATGACGCATCTTACCATGCAAATGAGCTAGGCAAAGCAGCCGGTGTGCCGGGCATTGATTCAGGGATACGAGGTATGGCGTTTATTGATGCCATGCTGGCCAGCAGTGACAGTGAAGTTAAGTGGCATGACGTGCCAAGCACTTACAGATGAAACAATTAAAGCAGGCGTATTAAGTGCATTTTTTAGGTTACTTAAGCGCGAACTACAGTTAAACCTAAGACGGTTTAGCGATGTGCAAAATTAAGGAGAAGGCAATGCCGGCAATCAAAGGCCCCGGAATATTTCTAGCCCAATTTATGAGTGATGAAGCGCCATTTAACGATTTGGAGTCTATCGCCACATGGGCCGCTTCACTCGGTTATAAAGGAATACAAGTTCCTACTGGTGACACTGCAATTTTCGACTTAGAGCGCGCTGCCAACAGTCAAGAATACTGTGATGAAGTGATGGCGATTTGTAAGAAAGCAGGTGTGCAAATCACTGAATTATCCACCCATCTACAAGGTCAGCTGGTGGCTGTGCACCCAGCATATGATGAACTTTTCGATAACTTTGCACCTGAAGCATTGCGCGGGAAACCTGCCGAGCGCACAGAATGGGCAATTCAACAAATGAAGTGGGCTGCACAGGCAAGCCAACGCCTTGGCCTCACAGCTCATGCCACCTTTTCTGGTGCATTTCTATGGCATTTAGCATACCCCTGGCCCCAGCGCCCTGCAGGTTTAGTGGAGCAAGGTTTCGCTGAACTGGCGAAACGTTGGTTACCCATTTTAGATGCATTTGATGAAGCGGGTGTCGATGTATGTTACGAGATTCACCCAGGTGAAGACTTGCACGACGGTGCCTCATTTGAATTGTTTTTAGATGCAGTAAATGGCCACCCCCGAGCGAATATTTTATTTGACCCGAGTCACTTTGTTTTACAACAGCTCGATTATTTGCAGTTCATCGATTTGTACCATGAGCGCATCAAGATGTTCCATGTAAAAGATGCAGAGTTTAATCCTACTGGTCGTTCCGGTGTGTACGGTGGTTATCAGGATTGGAAGGAGCGTCCTGGACGTTTTCGCTCATTAGGTGACGGGCAAGTTGATTTCAAAGGAATATTTAGCAAATTAACTCAGTATGGGTTTGATGGCTGGGCTATTTTGGAATGGGAGTGCTGTTTGAAAGATTCAAACCAAGGTGCAGCCGAAGGGGCGCCATTTATCGCACAGCATATTATTACCCCAGCGGGACGTGCGTTTGATGATTTTGCTGGCGCAGAAAGCGATCAACAGCGTAATCGCAAAATCTTGGGCCTGTAAGGCGCAAAGCGCTCTGCTGACTAGCTTGACGCTGGTGGGTGAAGCAAGGGACATGATGAGTCGGCGCAGACAAAAGCTTGCCAGTGCCATAATCAAGGGTTAGAAAATGAATACGATAACAACGCGATTAAGCGTGATGATGTTTCTGCAGTTTTTTATCTGGGGTGGCTGGTTCGTTACTCTAGGCACGTTTTTGGCCAATACCTTACAAGCAACTGGTGGCGAAATAGGCATGGCCTTTTCTACCCAGTCTTGGGGCGCGATTATTGCTCCGTTTGTGATTGGTCTGATTGCAGATAGGTACTTTAACGCCGAACGTATTTTAGGCGTGCTGCATCTTATCGGCGCAGTATTAATGTACTGCCTATACCAAGCGCAAGATTTTGACGCTTTCTATCCTCTTGTGTTGGGTTACATGATTGCTTATATGCCGACCTTGGCTCTGGTTAACTCAGTGTCCTTTGCGCAAATGGATAACCCATCGAAACAATTTGGTAAAATTCGCGTGTGGGGAACCCTTGGTTGGATTGTGGCTGGTTTAGCCATTAGCTATGCGTTCTCATGGGATTCGAAGCAAGCCATTGAAGATGGCATGTTACGCAACACCTTTTTACTGTGCGCAGCGGCGTCATTGGTGCTGGGCTTATTTAGTTTTACCCTACCAAAAACGCCCCCTAAAAGTGCTGGTGAACAAGTGGGTTTGAAAGCGGTACTCGGGCTTGACGCACTAGCATTACTCAAAGACAAAAACTTTTTAGTGTTCTTTTTGTCATCGGTTTTAATTTGTATTCCTTTGGCGTTCTATTACCAAAATGCAAACCCGTTTCTGACCGAAATTGGCGTGGCTAATGCCACTGGGAAAATGACATTAGGCCAAGTGTCAGAAGTGTTATTCATGTTGGCTCTGCCGGTTTTCTTAAACCGCTTCGGGATTAAAATTACCTTATTAATTGGCATGTTAGCTTGGGTGGTTCGCTATATTTTGTTCGCCTATGGCAATGCAGAGGGAGGCGTCGCGTTATTGCTTGTGGGGATTGCACTGCATGGGATCTGTTACGACTTCTTCTTTGTTTCGGGGCAAATCTACACAGACTCAAAAGCTGGTGACAAAGTCAAAAGCGCTGCTCAGGGGTTAATTACGTTAGCAACGTACGGTGTAGGTATGCTGATTGGCTTTTGGGTCGCGGGGCAAATAACCGAACAATACACCACAGGTACAGGCCACGCTTGGTTTGATATTTGGTTGTTCCCAGCCGCATTTGCCCTAGGTGTGTTTGTTCTTTTCATGTTTACGTTCAAAGGCGAAAAGGTGTCAGCTAATGAGTAACTCTCGTCGAAATATACTTAAAGGCATGGCGCTTAGCAGCGCCGCGCTAGCAGCAACATCTTTGGTCAGTGGTTGTGCTTCTAGTGCAAATAACCAAGTACCAGATAGTGCCAGTCAAGATGCTGCGCCAAAATTTAAAGGCAATATTAATCACTCAGTGGCCCGCTGGACCTACGGGGATTTATCGATTGAAGAGCTTTGCCAAGTGGTGAAATCGATGGGCTTTGCTGCGATTGATTTAATTGGCCCTGAAGGTT from the Paraglaciecola mesophila genome contains:
- a CDS encoding nucleoside permease, whose translation is MNTITTRLSVMMFLQFFIWGGWFVTLGTFLANTLQATGGEIGMAFSTQSWGAIIAPFVIGLIADRYFNAERILGVLHLIGAVLMYCLYQAQDFDAFYPLVLGYMIAYMPTLALVNSVSFAQMDNPSKQFGKIRVWGTLGWIVAGLAISYAFSWDSKQAIEDGMLRNTFLLCAAASLVLGLFSFTLPKTPPKSAGEQVGLKAVLGLDALALLKDKNFLVFFLSSVLICIPLAFYYQNANPFLTEIGVANATGKMTLGQVSEVLFMLALPVFLNRFGIKITLLIGMLAWVVRYILFAYGNAEGGVALLLVGIALHGICYDFFFVSGQIYTDSKAGDKVKSAAQGLITLATYGVGMLIGFWVAGQITEQYTTGTGHAWFDIWLFPAAFALGVFVLFMFTFKGEKVSANE
- a CDS encoding Gfo/Idh/MocA family protein is translated as MNKVRMGMVGGGEGAFIGAVHRHALALDGQIELVCGAFSRDEGNNQRTADALGLEQNRAYPSWEALLKAEQTLPESERMQVLIIVTPNHLHVPISIAAVEAGFHVFCEKPAAISLEEASRLKTTLENSSALYGLAHTYLGYPMVWQAQHMVSSGALGGIRKVYVEYPQGWLSANEENHNKQASWRTDPAQSGGSGCMGDIGTHAFGLVEFVLGQQVTSLCADLQTHVEGRRLDDDGAALIRTDGGASGVLIASQVCAGEENALKIRVYGDKGGIEWQQMEPNSIVYRPIGEPYRVLRAGMGQPGLCQEASDRCRTPAGHPEGYLEAMANLYRYFAKAVKAADADDASYHANELGKAAGVPGIDSGIRGMAFIDAMLASSDSEVKWHDVPSTYR
- a CDS encoding sugar phosphate isomerase/epimerase family protein, yielding MKNTARSVSCSGTSNFDLAQQESRRRFIKLSTAAMGLAAMPGSIAFAANQLTSPSAVGLQLYTLRDMMTVSLPATLKLVAAVGYKELEFAGYFGHKASEVKTILHNEGLSAPSAHIGLAEFDKGVNSVIDHALEVGHQYVVIPYLTEEQRGTGIDVYKKLAARCNVIGEACNKAGLQLAYHNHAFEFEVRNGQLPYDVLLNETDKNLMSMEMDLFWMFKANKDPLTYFRQHPGRFKLWHVKDMDEAGNFADVGTGTIDFAPIFAQSALSGVEHRFIERDKTDDKLKTIQQGYKAMSKLLA
- a CDS encoding LacI family DNA-binding transcriptional regulator yields the protein MSNIRQVANMAGVSVATVSRALQQPERVSPKTRNKVMLAVNEAGYKPNLMAVKFRSGKTHNLVALVPTVANVFFARVISGMQIAAAERGYSILLANTLGDASIEANYAKMVQTSQADGLIQLRAHNPFDASINKPNELLPMVNVCEVMHDVNCPIVTLDNRAAAKAMTMHLIAQGHRRIALIKGPQSSPLTRDRLAGYRDALTEAGLKFDESLLYPGDFTLQSGHDAATNIIASEHRPTAVFCENDETAIGAMQCFKQAGLNIPRDISIAGFDDISFSAFCDPPLTTIAQPAEEFGQSAVSLLIDLLEGKITKAPKVIMPFELIVRASTGPAPDADKAS
- a CDS encoding sugar phosphate isomerase/epimerase family protein; translated protein: MPAIKGPGIFLAQFMSDEAPFNDLESIATWAASLGYKGIQVPTGDTAIFDLERAANSQEYCDEVMAICKKAGVQITELSTHLQGQLVAVHPAYDELFDNFAPEALRGKPAERTEWAIQQMKWAAQASQRLGLTAHATFSGAFLWHLAYPWPQRPAGLVEQGFAELAKRWLPILDAFDEAGVDVCYEIHPGEDLHDGASFELFLDAVNGHPRANILFDPSHFVLQQLDYLQFIDLYHERIKMFHVKDAEFNPTGRSGVYGGYQDWKERPGRFRSLGDGQVDFKGIFSKLTQYGFDGWAILEWECCLKDSNQGAAEGAPFIAQHIITPAGRAFDDFAGAESDQQRNRKILGL